Below is a genomic region from Burkholderia pyrrocinia.
TTCCGCTTCGAGCACGACCGGCCGATTACCGGCGGCATCGACTACATGCAGCAGGACTGTACGTTCATGCCGCTCACGCGCGGCCGCGATGTCGAGGCCGTGTGCGTGACGATCTCGGACGTCACGCATGTGAGCGTGATGCAGCGCGAGCGCGAGGAAGCGGTCGCGAAGCTGCGCGAACACGCGAATCGCGACGGCCTGACCGGCATCGCGAACCGGCGTTTCTTCGAAGCGCGGCTCGGCGACGAATTCGCGCGCTGGCAGCGCTACGGCGGCGACATGTCGGTGCTGCTGTTCGACCTCGACCACTTCAAGACGATCAACGACCGCTTCGGGCATGCGGCCGGCGACGCCGTGCTGCGCGAGACGGCGCGCCGCGTCGCGTCGATCGTGCGTGCGCAGGATACGTTCGGCCGTTTCGGCGGCGAGGAATTCGCGCTGCTGCTGCCGTGCACGAATCTCGACGAGGCGATGCTGGTGGCCGACAAGGTGCGCGACGCGATCGGCAGCGTGCCGGTCGATGCGGAAGGCGTCAGCGTGCCGGTGACGGCGAGCGTCGGCGGCGCGTGCGCGAAGACGGGCGCGCCGACCAGCGACGTGCTCGTCAACGAGGCCGACGCTGCGCTCTATCGCGCGAAGCGGCTCGGGCGCGACCGCTCGGTCGCCTACGCATAGGCGCGCCCGCCCCGCATTGCGCGCAGCGGCTGCACGCCGCGCGTGCCGCGTTCAGCTCTTCGCGATGTCGGCCAGCACGCCCGCCAGCACGGCCGGCTGCGACACGAACGGCGAATGGCTGCTGTCGAGCTGGTGCACGTGGGTCGGATTGCCGGGCGCGAACACGTCGGCTTCGTCGATGAAGCGCTGCTGCAGCGCGGGCAGGATCACGCGGTCCTGCAGGCACTTGATGTAGTGACGGTCGATCGCGCCCCAGCGCGCGGCGGTCGTCGGGATCGCGGTCGCGAACGGCGCGGCCGGCACGTCGCAGGTCATCAGGTTCGCGACGGCCGCGAAGTCGGCCTGCGGCACGTCGTCGTACAGCGCGCGCTTCATCGTGTCGCGATACGCGGCGTCGCCG
It encodes:
- a CDS encoding GGDEF domain-containing protein; the protein is MTAAAPSLSDLVIERVGFGLFVLDRSMTVLMWNRFMQDHSGIPAADVIGRKLFDCFPDLPRAWLSRKLESVFQLGSFAFSSWEQRPYLFRFEHDRPITGGIDYMQQDCTFMPLTRGRDVEAVCVTISDVTHVSVMQREREEAVAKLREHANRDGLTGIANRRFFEARLGDEFARWQRYGGDMSVLLFDLDHFKTINDRFGHAAGDAVLRETARRVASIVRAQDTFGRFGGEEFALLLPCTNLDEAMLVADKVRDAIGSVPVDAEGVSVPVTASVGGACAKTGAPTSDVLVNEADAALYRAKRLGRDRSVAYA